A genomic stretch from Thauera sp. GDN1 includes:
- a CDS encoding winged helix DNA-binding protein → MGDSGPIVSSQHLVSAKSPQVSEFEFGLIIAWHAFARWMMRCMTAAGVKDMTPIDVLVLHHVAHRDTEKRLADIGFVLNVEDTHVVSYSLRKLGGLGLVHSTKRGKEAFYSVTEKGREICLAYRDVREACLMPGFTGSADENRRIAELAQLLRTVSGRYDQAARAASTSPL, encoded by the coding sequence ATGGGCGACAGCGGCCCCATCGTTTCTTCACAGCACCTCGTCTCGGCGAAGTCGCCCCAGGTATCCGAATTCGAGTTCGGTCTGATCATCGCGTGGCACGCCTTCGCGCGCTGGATGATGCGTTGCATGACCGCCGCCGGCGTCAAGGACATGACCCCGATCGACGTGCTGGTGCTGCACCACGTCGCCCACCGCGACACCGAGAAGCGCCTCGCCGACATCGGCTTCGTGCTCAATGTGGAAGACACCCACGTCGTCTCCTATTCGCTGCGCAAGCTCGGCGGGCTCGGTCTGGTGCACAGCACCAAGCGCGGCAAGGAAGCCTTCTATTCCGTCACCGAGAAGGGGCGAGAGATCTGCCTCGCCTACCGCGACGTGCGCGAGGCCTGCCTGATGCCGGGCTTCACCGGCAGCGCCGACGAGAACCGCCGCATCGCCGAACTCGCCCAGCTGCTGCGCACGGTCTCGGGGCGTTACGACCAGGCCGCGCGCGCGGCCTCCACCTCCCCGCTCTGA
- a CDS encoding 5-oxoprolinase subunit PxpA, with protein sequence MTHTINLNADLGESFGAWTMGEDEALLQVVRSANIACGFHAGDPVVMRHTVRTALAAAVSLGAHPAYPDLQGFGRRQMKMAPAELEAMVIYQVGALAGMAAAEGGRVTHVKPHGALNNQACEDAALADAVARAVKAIDPGLILLAPVLSELHAAGERAGLKVAGEIFADRAYTDRGTLVPRGQPGAVIHDHDELVAHVLRMLDAGGVVSQSGKVLPTAMDSICVHGDTLGAVESARHLRSELEARGWKVTTLPEVVAGR encoded by the coding sequence ATGACCCACACCATCAACCTCAACGCCGACCTCGGCGAATCCTTCGGCGCCTGGACCATGGGCGAGGACGAGGCCCTGCTGCAGGTGGTGCGCTCGGCCAACATCGCCTGCGGCTTCCACGCCGGCGATCCGGTGGTGATGCGCCACACCGTGCGCACGGCGCTCGCCGCCGCGGTGAGCCTGGGCGCGCATCCCGCCTACCCCGACCTGCAGGGTTTCGGCCGCCGGCAGATGAAGATGGCGCCCGCCGAACTCGAGGCCATGGTGATCTACCAGGTCGGCGCGCTCGCCGGCATGGCCGCGGCCGAAGGTGGCCGCGTCACCCACGTCAAGCCGCACGGTGCGCTCAACAACCAGGCCTGCGAGGACGCCGCGCTCGCCGACGCGGTGGCACGCGCGGTCAAGGCGATCGATCCCGGCCTGATCCTGCTCGCCCCGGTGCTGTCCGAGCTCCACGCCGCCGGCGAGCGCGCCGGGCTGAAGGTGGCCGGCGAGATCTTCGCCGACCGCGCCTACACCGACCGCGGCACGCTGGTCCCGCGCGGCCAGCCCGGGGCGGTCATCCACGACCACGACGAGCTCGTCGCCCACGTGCTGCGCATGCTGGACGCCGGCGGCGTGGTCAGCCAGAGCGGCAAGGTGCTGCCGACGGCGATGGACAGCATCTGCGTGCACGGCGACACCCTGGGCGCGGTGGAGAGCGCGCGCCATCTGCGCAGCGAACTGGAGGCACGCGGCTGGAAGGTGACGACGCTGCCGGAGGTGGTCGCCGGGCGTTGA
- the pxpB gene encoding 5-oxoprolinase subunit PxpB, translated as MSFRILDAGDAALTIEFGTVIDPALLAAVNALDTAILRLQQAGALPGVIETMPTFRSLTVFFDPLATDRDAVLAALQPLIAAAEHGAPADGRHWRLPVCYEGEAAPDLAEVAATLGIDEDEVVALHSGTEYLVYMLGFLPGFPFMGDLPAKLRLPRRAQPRVRVPAGSVAIATGLTAIYPWESPGGWHLLGRCPVPLFDARRASPSLLAAGDRVRFVPVSAERCRAIEAAARNADFDPMQWLDAAPTPAENAA; from the coding sequence ATGAGTTTTCGCATCCTGGACGCCGGCGACGCCGCGCTGACCATCGAGTTCGGCACCGTCATCGATCCAGCCCTGCTGGCTGCGGTCAATGCCCTCGACACCGCCATCCTGCGCCTGCAGCAGGCGGGCGCATTGCCGGGCGTGATCGAGACCATGCCCACCTTCCGCTCGCTGACGGTGTTCTTCGACCCGCTCGCCACCGACCGCGACGCCGTGCTCGCCGCGCTGCAGCCGCTGATCGCCGCCGCCGAGCACGGCGCGCCCGCCGACGGCCGCCACTGGCGCCTGCCGGTGTGCTACGAGGGCGAGGCCGCGCCCGACCTCGCCGAGGTGGCCGCCACCCTCGGCATCGACGAAGACGAGGTGGTCGCCCTGCACAGCGGCACCGAATACCTGGTGTACATGCTCGGCTTCCTGCCCGGCTTCCCCTTCATGGGCGACCTGCCGGCGAAGCTGCGCCTGCCGCGCCGCGCCCAGCCGCGCGTGCGCGTGCCCGCCGGCAGCGTGGCGATCGCCACCGGGCTGACCGCGATCTATCCCTGGGAAAGTCCGGGCGGATGGCACCTGCTCGGGCGCTGCCCGGTGCCGCTGTTCGACGCCCGCCGCGCCTCGCCCTCGCTGCTCGCCGCCGGCGACCGGGTGCGCTTCGTGCCGGTGAGCGCCGAGCGATGCCGCGCGATCGAGGCCGCCGCGCGCAACGCCGACTTCGACCCGATGCAGTGGCTGGACGCCGCCCCGACCCCCGCGGAGAACGCAGCATGA
- a CDS encoding biotin-dependent carboxyltransferase family protein: protein MSTQTELEIVTPGAFSSIQDEGRRGFRRIGVPWAGVLDRRLMRIANALAGQPEDAPVIECFDGGLHVVAHGGAVKLAVAGDAVVEVDGPDGRRQLAPWRSVTIAEDEALRIRKMGSGRIAMVAVAGLAVAQVMGSASTYVRAALGGADGSGHALAAGMRLALSEADAWGSDRVLTQPPETDTGPIRLVPGPQDDHFSAAALEALVGGDYRVTAEADRMGVRLEGAKLEHSGAADIVSDATVAGSIQVPGAGQPIVLLADAQTAGGYPKIATVITADLGRLAALRPGQTLRFATVTAAEGAQIARAAEAETRALIAAIRPLPADGIDLVALYTGNLVDGVVHALGTEYRPLY, encoded by the coding sequence ATGAGCACGCAGACCGAACTCGAGATCGTCACCCCCGGCGCGTTCTCCTCCATCCAGGACGAAGGCCGCCGCGGCTTCCGCCGCATCGGCGTGCCGTGGGCGGGCGTGCTCGACCGCCGCCTGATGCGCATCGCCAACGCACTCGCCGGCCAGCCCGAGGACGCGCCGGTGATCGAGTGCTTCGACGGCGGCCTGCATGTGGTGGCGCACGGCGGCGCGGTGAAGCTCGCCGTCGCCGGCGACGCGGTGGTGGAGGTGGACGGCCCCGACGGTCGCCGTCAGCTCGCGCCCTGGCGCTCGGTGACGATCGCCGAGGACGAAGCGCTGCGCATCCGCAAGATGGGCAGCGGCCGTATCGCCATGGTCGCGGTGGCCGGGCTGGCGGTCGCGCAGGTGATGGGCAGCGCCTCGACCTATGTGCGCGCCGCCCTCGGCGGCGCAGACGGCAGCGGCCACGCGCTGGCAGCGGGCATGCGCCTGGCCCTGAGCGAAGCCGATGCCTGGGGCAGCGACCGCGTGCTGACCCAGCCCCCGGAAACCGACACGGGCCCGATCCGGCTCGTTCCCGGGCCGCAGGACGACCACTTCAGCGCCGCGGCGCTCGAAGCGCTGGTCGGCGGCGACTACCGCGTCACCGCCGAAGCCGACCGCATGGGCGTGCGCCTCGAGGGCGCGAAGCTGGAGCACAGCGGCGCGGCCGACATCGTGTCCGACGCCACCGTGGCGGGCTCGATCCAGGTCCCCGGCGCCGGCCAGCCGATCGTGCTGCTCGCCGACGCCCAGACCGCCGGCGGCTATCCCAAGATCGCCACCGTGATCACCGCCGACCTCGGCCGCCTGGCCGCGCTGCGCCCCGGGCAGACGCTGCGCTTCGCCACCGTCACCGCCGCCGAGGGCGCGCAGATCGCACGCGCCGCCGAAGCCGAGACCCGCGCGCTGATCGCCGCCATCCGTCCCCTGCCGGCCGACGGCATCGACCTGGTGGCGCTGTACACCGGCAACCTGGTCGACGGTGTCGTGCACGCCCTCGGCACCGAATACCGACCGCTGTATTGA